A window of the Pseudomonas fluorescens genome harbors these coding sequences:
- the mprF gene encoding bifunctional lysylphosphatidylglycerol flippase/synthetase MprF encodes MRANSSDSQDTVTANPPIKPERLRLLDRISKYRQPIGLAVTLLLFAIALIACRHLLSELDLDALHDSILEVPKPALLGALGATVVGFIILLGYEWSASRYARVTLAPKTLALGGFTAFAIGNAIGLSMLSGGSVRYRLYARHGLGASEVAHMTLFASLSLGCALPPLAALATLSNLPAASQALGLSETLLGTIAGVVLLLGAILAIGIYRRRLPEQPYPDNLLVRAGRRTLRLPGRRLTFLQLVITALDVAAAATVLYLLLPEAPPFGAFLLVYLLALAAGVLSHVPGGVGVFEAILLAAFADKLGAAPLAAALLLYRLIYVVLPLLVACVLLLLNEGQRLFQSQTMRAASGLAAPILAVLVFLSGVVLLFSGATPEIDTRLEHIGFLIPHRLVDASHFGASLIGVLCLMLAQGLRRRLSAAWMLTTILLLVGALLSLLKGFDWEEATLMTLTAALLGVFRRSFYRPSRLTELPFSPLYLVASLCVLGASTWLLLFAYQDVPYSHQLWWQFTLDADAPRGLRSLLGAAVLLLVIALTWLLRTARPVIHLPTPDELERASKILMASSQPDGGLALTGDKALLFHPNDEAFLMYARRGRSLVALYDPIGPGQQRAEMIWQFRDLCDIHHARPVFYQVRAENLPYYMDIGLTAIKLGEEARVDLHRFDLEAKGKEMKDLRYTWNRGSRDGLSLEIHEPGQAPMDELKVISDAWLTGKNVREKGFSLGRFSDDYLKHFRIAVIRFEGRPVAFANLLETYSHDLASLDLMRAHPDAPKLTMEFMMVGLIQHYKSHGYARFSLGMVPLSGLQPRRGAPLTQRLGSMVFRRGEQLYNFQGLRRFKDKFQPDWEPRYMAVPAGLDPLVALADTAALIAGGLTGLVKR; translated from the coding sequence ATGCGCGCCAACTCGTCTGATTCACAAGACACCGTCACAGCGAACCCACCGATCAAGCCTGAGCGCTTGCGCCTGCTGGATCGGATCAGCAAATACCGGCAACCGATCGGTCTGGCGGTTACTTTGCTGCTGTTCGCCATCGCGCTGATTGCCTGTCGCCATCTGCTCAGTGAACTCGATCTCGACGCCCTGCACGACTCGATTCTCGAGGTGCCGAAACCGGCCCTGCTCGGGGCCCTCGGTGCGACAGTCGTCGGCTTCATTATTCTGCTCGGCTACGAATGGTCGGCCAGTCGATATGCGCGCGTGACGCTGGCACCGAAAACCCTGGCTCTGGGCGGCTTCACCGCGTTTGCCATCGGCAATGCCATCGGCCTGTCGATGCTGTCCGGTGGCTCGGTGCGTTACCGTCTATATGCACGGCATGGCCTGGGCGCTTCCGAAGTCGCGCACATGACCCTGTTCGCCAGCCTGTCGCTGGGCTGCGCCCTGCCGCCGCTGGCTGCGCTTGCGACCCTGAGCAACCTGCCTGCTGCTTCGCAGGCGCTGGGCCTGTCCGAGACCTTGTTGGGTACGATTGCCGGCGTGGTGCTGCTGCTCGGCGCGATCCTGGCCATCGGCATCTATCGCCGTCGCCTGCCGGAACAACCTTATCCGGACAACCTGCTGGTTCGGGCCGGTCGTCGCACCCTGCGCCTGCCGGGTCGCCGGCTGACGTTCCTGCAACTGGTCATCACCGCCCTCGACGTCGCCGCCGCCGCAACCGTCCTTTATCTGTTGCTGCCGGAAGCGCCGCCCTTCGGTGCATTCCTGCTGGTCTATCTGCTGGCACTGGCTGCCGGCGTACTCAGTCACGTTCCGGGTGGCGTGGGTGTTTTTGAAGCGATTCTGCTCGCGGCGTTCGCCGACAAGCTCGGCGCCGCGCCACTGGCTGCCGCCCTGCTTCTTTATCGCCTGATCTATGTGGTGCTGCCATTGCTGGTGGCCTGCGTGCTGTTGCTGCTCAACGAAGGTCAGCGCCTGTTTCAGTCGCAGACCATGCGTGCAGCTTCCGGCCTGGCGGCACCGATCCTCGCGGTGCTGGTGTTCCTGTCCGGCGTGGTGCTGCTGTTTTCCGGCGCGACGCCAGAGATCGACACCCGTCTGGAACACATCGGTTTTCTGATTCCTCACCGTCTGGTCGACGCCTCGCACTTTGGCGCCAGCCTGATCGGCGTGCTGTGCCTGATGCTCGCTCAAGGCCTGCGTCGCCGGCTGTCGGCGGCGTGGATGCTGACCACCATTCTGTTGCTGGTGGGCGCCCTGCTCTCGCTGCTCAAGGGTTTCGACTGGGAAGAAGCGACCCTGATGACCCTCACCGCCGCGCTGCTGGGGGTGTTCCGTCGCTCGTTCTACCGCCCGAGCCGTCTGACCGAACTGCCGTTCTCGCCGCTGTATCTGGTGGCCAGCCTGTGCGTACTCGGTGCTTCGACCTGGCTTTTGCTGTTCGCTTATCAGGACGTCCCTTACAGCCATCAACTGTGGTGGCAGTTCACCCTCGACGCCGATGCCCCGCGCGGTCTGCGCTCGCTGCTCGGCGCCGCCGTGTTGCTGCTGGTGATCGCCCTGACCTGGCTGCTGCGCACCGCCCGCCCGGTGATCCACCTGCCGACACCGGATGAGCTGGAACGCGCCTCGAAAATCCTGATGGCCTCCTCGCAACCGGACGGCGGCCTGGCCCTGACCGGCGACAAGGCGCTGCTGTTTCATCCCAACGATGAAGCCTTCCTGATGTACGCCCGTCGTGGCCGCAGTCTGGTGGCTCTGTACGACCCGATCGGCCCCGGCCAGCAACGGGCCGAGATGATCTGGCAGTTCCGTGACCTTTGCGACATCCATCACGCCCGCCCCGTGTTCTATCAGGTGCGCGCCGAGAACCTGCCGTACTACATGGACATCGGCCTGACCGCGATCAAGCTCGGTGAGGAAGCCCGCGTCGATCTGCATCGCTTTGACCTGGAAGCCAAGGGCAAGGAAATGAAGGACCTGCGCTACACCTGGAACCGTGGCAGCCGCGACGGCCTGTCGCTGGAGATCCATGAGCCGGGCCAGGCGCCGATGGATGAGCTCAAGGTGATTTCCGATGCCTGGCTGACCGGCAAGAACGTGCGCGAGAAAGGCTTCTCCCTCGGCCGTTTCAGCGACGATTACCTGAAGCATTTCCGTATCGCGGTGATTCGCTTCGAAGGCCGCCCGGTGGCGTTCGCCAACCTGCTCGAGACCTACAGCCATGACCTGGCCAGTCTCGACCTGATGCGCGCGCACCCGGACGCCCCCAAGCTGACCATGGAATTCATGATGGTCGGTCTGATTCAACACTATAAGAGTCACGGATACGCGCGCTTCAGCCTGGGCATGGTGCCGCTGTCGGGGTTGCAACCCCGGCGCGGGGCACCGCTGACCCAGCGTCTGGGCTCGATGGTTTTCCGCCGTGGTGAGCAGCTGTACAACTTCCAAGGCTTGCGCCGCTTCAAAGACAAGTTCCAGCCTGACTGGGAACCCCGTTATATGGCCGTGCCCGCCGGACTCGATCCGCTGGTGGCGCTGGCCGACACTGCTGCCCTGATCGCGGGCGGCTTGACTGGACTGGTGAAACGCTGA
- the dinB gene encoding DNA polymerase IV, with protein sequence MTQRKIIHVDCDCFYAAIEMRDDPSLAGKPLAVGGSADRRGVIATCNYEARAYGVRSAMSSGHALKLCPDLTIVKPRMDAYREASKEIHTIFSDYTDLIEPLSLDEAYLDVSDSAHFGGSATRIAQDIRRRVSNQLHITVSAGVAPNKFLAKIASDWRKPNGLFVITPDQVEDFVSGLPVSKLHGVGKVTADKLGKLGISDCLQLREWDKLALVREFGSFGERLWSLARGIDERLVHNDSRRQSISVENTYDVDLPDLRSCLDKLPELLETLKTRMARIDSSYRPGKPFVKVKFHDFTQTTLEQAGAGRDLGSYQLMLTQAFNRGGKPVRLLGVGVRLEDLRGGFEQMELFER encoded by the coding sequence ATGACTCAGCGAAAAATCATCCACGTCGACTGTGACTGTTTCTACGCCGCCATCGAGATGCGGGATGACCCGAGCCTCGCCGGCAAGCCGTTGGCGGTGGGTGGCTCGGCGGACAGGCGCGGGGTGATCGCCACCTGCAACTATGAGGCGCGGGCTTACGGCGTTCGCTCGGCGATGTCGTCCGGACATGCCTTGAAGCTGTGCCCGGACCTGACCATCGTCAAGCCGCGAATGGACGCCTATCGCGAGGCATCGAAGGAAATTCACACGATCTTCAGCGATTACACCGACCTGATCGAGCCGCTTTCCCTGGACGAGGCCTACCTTGATGTCTCGGACAGCGCGCATTTCGGCGGCAGCGCCACGCGCATCGCCCAGGACATTCGCCGTCGAGTGTCCAATCAGTTGCACATCACCGTCTCCGCCGGCGTGGCGCCGAACAAGTTTCTGGCCAAGATCGCCAGCGACTGGAGAAAGCCCAACGGTTTGTTCGTAATCACCCCGGATCAGGTCGAAGACTTTGTCAGTGGCCTGCCGGTGAGCAAGCTGCACGGGGTGGGCAAGGTCACGGCCGACAAGCTGGGCAAGCTCGGTATCAGTGACTGTCTGCAATTGCGCGAGTGGGACAAGCTGGCGCTGGTGCGGGAATTCGGCAGTTTCGGCGAGCGCTTGTGGAGTCTGGCCCGTGGGATTGATGAGCGGTTGGTGCACAACGACAGTCGCCGTCAGTCGATCAGTGTCGAAAACACCTACGACGTCGATCTGCCGGACCTGCGCAGTTGCCTCGACAAGCTCCCGGAACTGCTGGAAACCCTGAAAACCCGCATGGCGCGGATCGACAGCAGCTACCGGCCGGGCAAGCCGTTCGTCAAAGTGAAGTTTCACGATTTCACCCAGACCACACTGGAGCAGGCCGGGGCAGGGCGGGATCTGGGCAGTTACCAGTTGATGCTGACGCAGGCTTTCAACCGCGGAGGCAAACCGGTGCGGCTATTGGGGGTGGGCGTGCGGCTGGAGGATTTACGCGGCGGGTTCGAACAAATGGAGCTGTTCGAGCGATAG